The genomic window CCCCTATACCCTCGCCCACACCCTTGATTCTTCGTATCACTGCGTAAGTCCTAAATTTATCTCCAGATAGTTGGTCAATTCACTTGCAATAGTCCATAATTCAGAGTTAATCATTAACTAATATGGACTATTGATTAATGGGAGATTAGGGACTGGGGATTGGGGAACTCGGGGCCCCCTCTGGGGATAAGGGGTAATGGGGACTGGGGAAAAATTTATTGACTATTGACTATTGAAAAGGATTTAACTATGGTTTCTGGTTTACTAAAGTTTATATTGGGATTTTTATTAGCGATCGCAGTTTTAGTTGGTAGCGGTGTAGCCGTAGCACTCTATTTCATGAATAGAACTGCTATACCCCCTACTAAACCGACTTATGCCAATGATAGCCCTGCTCTCCAAACTTCAAATCCGCAAAAGACTGACTTAAACACTACACCTACTCCTAACGCAATAATGTCTCCTACCCCCTCCGCAACTCCTACAGAATCATCAGAAGCATTACCACCAGGAGCTTATCAAGGACGTGTTACTTGGTCTGAAGGGTTAAGTTTACGTGCTGAACCTAAACAAGATGCCGAGCGCGTTGGCAGTGTGGCGTTTAAACAAAATATTATTGTTTTGGAAGAGAACCAAGATAAAAGCTGGCTAAAAATTCGTATCGAAGGCAGTAAACAGGAAGGTTGGGTAAAAGCCGGTAATATTGAACGGGTTAATTAAATCAGTGAACAGTGAATAGTGAACAGTTATCAAGGCATATGATATGGGATTTAAATCCCCCACCCATCACTACCATTGGTGGGGGATTTGAACTCAGGGATATAAAACCAATTCGCAATTCGCAATGGACTAACGTCCCGCTTCGCTAACGCAATTCGCAATTAAACTAAGCCACCCACAAGGGGTGGGGTTTTTACCTACCTTGCGATACAAGGACTGTTTCGCCCACCAGGGGCGAGGTTTTGAACCTTCACTTTTTGATAAATTAACATTAGTATATAAAATCTGATTAAATAGTATATTATTCTCTATATTTATACTGATTGAAAGTCAGTTACTAAACTAAGTAACTTTTCGGCTAAATCATCCTAGAAGCCATTCTTATAGCGTTTCCTAATGAGGTATATCATAGCTCCCTCCCCTCCTTGCCTGCGGGGAGGGGGTTGGGGTGGGGTTCTTGTACAAAAAAATAGCAATATAACTATGGATACTATTGTTTATTCTTATATAGCATCTATCTACGAGGAATCAGAAAGTATTGAGTTTATTCCTATCCAAATTAACTGGCAATTTTTGCAGTGGCAGAAATTATCTAGTGTTGCGGCGATGCGGCTGTTATCTGTGGCATTAACTACAGGTGTTTTGAGTGTAGCTGGACAGGCTTTGGCTCTGGAAAAAATA from Nostoc sp. UHCC 0870 includes these protein-coding regions:
- a CDS encoding SH3 domain-containing protein codes for the protein MVSGLLKFILGFLLAIAVLVGSGVAVALYFMNRTAIPPTKPTYANDSPALQTSNPQKTDLNTTPTPNAIMSPTPSATPTESSEALPPGAYQGRVTWSEGLSLRAEPKQDAERVGSVAFKQNIIVLEENQDKSWLKIRIEGSKQEGWVKAGNIERVN